One Triticum dicoccoides isolate Atlit2015 ecotype Zavitan chromosome 5B, WEW_v2.0, whole genome shotgun sequence genomic window carries:
- the LOC119308390 gene encoding cysteine protease XCP1-like, whose protein sequence is MHPILHPATNRPPTLPFQASTMASPRHLLKLSGALLLLCVGVCVARNSDFSIVGYSEEDLSSNDRLVELFEKWLAKHQKAYASFEEKLHKFEVFKDNLKHIDKINREVTSYWLGLNEFADLTNDEFKAAYLGLNAAPARRGSSRSFRYEDVSASDLPKSVDWRKKGAVTEVKNQGQCGSCWAFSTVAAVEGINAIVTGNLTALSEQELIDCSVDGNSGCNGGLMDYAFSYIASSGGLHTEEAYPYLMEEGSCGDGKKAESEAVTISGFEDVPANDGQALIKALAHQPVSVAIEASGRHFQFYSGGVFDGPCGAQLDHGVAAVGYGSDKGKGHDYIIVRNSWGADWGEKGYIRMKRGTSNGEGLCGINKMASYPTKDK, encoded by the exons ATGCATCCTATCCTCCATCCTGCAACCAACCGACCGCCAACACTTCCATTCCAGGCATCAACCATGGCTTCTCCTCGGCATTTGCTGAAGCTTTCGGGTGCTCTTCTCCTCCTCTGTGTCGGCGTGTGTGTGGCTCGCAACAGTGACTTCTCCATTGTCGGCTACTCGGAGGAGGACCTGTCGTCCAACGACAGACTTGTCGAGCTGTTTGAGAAGTGGCTGGCCAAGCACCAGAAGGCGTACGCGAGCTTCGAGGAGAAGCTGCACAAGTTTGAGGTGTTCAAGGACAACCTGAAGCACATCGACAAGATCAACCGGGAAGTGACCAGCTACTGGCTCGGCCTCAACGAGTTTGCCGACCTCACCAACGACGAGTTCAAGGCCGCCTACCTCGGCCTCAATGCTGCTCCGGCTCGTCGGGGCAGCAGCCGGAGCTTCAGGTACGAGGACGTGAGCGCCAGCGACCTGCCCAAGTCTGTGGACTGGAGGAAGAAGGGCGCGGTGACAGAGGTGAAGAACCAGGGGCAGTGCGGCAGCTGCTGGGCCTTCTCGACGGTCGCGGCGGTGGAAGGGATCAACGCCATCGTGACAGGCAACCTGACCGCGCTGTCGGAGCAGGAGCTGATCGACTGCAGTGTCGATGGCAACAGCGGCTGCAATGGCGGCTTGATGGACTACGCCTTCTCCTACATCGCATCCAGTGGCGGGCTGCACACCGAGGAGGCGTACCCCTACCTCATGGAAGAAGGCAGCTGCGGCGACGGTAAGAAGGCAGAGTCCGAGGCAGTGACGATCAGCGGCTTCGAGGACGTGCCCGCCAATGACGGGCAGGCGCTGATCAAGGCTCTCGCTCACCAGCCCGTCTCCGTCGCCATCGAGGCCTCCGGCAGGCACTTCCAGTTCTACAGCGGG GGGGTTTTCGATGGTCCTTGCGGCGCGCAGCTAGATCACGGCGTGGCGGCGGTCGGGTACGGGTCGGACAAGGGGAAGGGCCACGACTACATCATCGTGAGGAACTCGTGGGGTGCGGACTGGGGCGAGAAGGGTTACATCAGGATGAAGAGGGGCACCAGCAACGGCGAGGGCCTCTGCGGCATCAACAAGATGGCCTCCTACCCAACCAAGGACAAGTGA
- the LOC119308391 gene encoding aladin-like gives MPSFPPPGGVTVCEINRDLVVADSLSEDRAKEAYGDVLGMVFSPIPFQPDDLLAKHEAPAPDEAELAESVPRTSLVSTIAESFKQMLFPSCNPKLLEEFDTQKVSWNPHKHCLAFVSGKDQVTVHDFEDSDGKESCILTSEHQKEVQAIEWRPNSGKMIAVGCKGGICLWSASYPGNVASVKSGVASSSFGAFPRGSSGQWILVDVLRGSSPELVSALCWKPDGRYLASASCNGQSFTIWDVSQGLGTPIRRGLSSISLVRWSPSGDYLLTAKFDGTFHLWETNTWTSEPWSSSNGYVTGANWDPEGRVALLSFSNSTTLGSVHFSSKPPSLDAHLLPVELPEISSLIVSRGIEKLAWDASGERLALSFKDGNETYQGLVAVYDVRRSPLVSVSLVGFIRGPGEGVKALAFAFHNKFKQGPLLSVCWSSGWCCTYPLILRSH, from the exons ATGCCGAGCTTCCCTCCGCCGGGCGGCGTCACCGTCTGCGAGATCAACCGCGACCTCG TCGTGGCGGACTCCCTGTCGGAGGATCGCGCCAAGGAGGCCTACGGCGATGTCCTC GGGATGGTGTTCAGCCCAATTCCTTTCCAGCCGGATGATCTCCTAGCCAAGCACGAGGCTCCTGCTCCAGACGAAGCTGAGCTCGCTGAGAGTGTCCCCAGGACAAGTTTGGTCTCCACCATAGCCGAGTCCTTCAAGCAAATGCTCTTCCCTTCTTGCAAT CCAAAACTGCTAGAAGAATTTGATACCCAGAAAGTAAGCTGGAATCCACACAAACACTGTTTAGCATTTGTATCTGGGAAGGACCAGGTTACGGTCCATGACTTTGAGGATTCAG ATGGTAAAGAATCGTGCATTCTAACAAGTGAACATCAAAAGGAAGTTCAAGCTATTGAATGGAGGCCAAATAGCGGGAAGATGATTGCAGTTGGCTGCAA GGGAGGTATATGCCTCTGGTCAGCGTCATATCCTGGCAATGTTGCATCTGTGAAATCTGGTGTCGCCTCTTCTTCCTTTGGCGCCTTCCCTAGAGGTTCTAGTGGTCAGTGGATTCTGGTGGATGTTCTTCGTGGTTCTTCTCCTGAGCTAGTTAGTGCACTTTGCTGGAAACCTGATGGAAG ATACTTGGCCTCGGCCTCTTGTAATGGCCAGTCATTCACAATTTGGGATGTTTCTCAAG GGTTGGGAACTCCTATACGACGCGGATTGAGTAGCATATCATTGGTGCGGTGGTCACCTAGTGGAGATTACCTTTTGACTGCTAAATT CGATGGAACTTTTCACTTAtgggaaaccaacacatggacgtcAGAACCCTGGTCTTCATCCAATGGATATGTAACT GGAGCAAACTGGGACCCAGAAGGTCGTGTTGCATTGTTATCCTTTTCTAACTCAACCACACTAGGTTCAGTTCACTTCTCATCAAAGCCACCATCTTTAG ATGCCCATCTCCTACCAGTGGAGCTTCCAGAAATTTCCTCTCTGATTGTTAG TCGAGGCATAGAGAAATTAGCATGGGATGCTTCAGGAGAGCGTCTGGCATTGTCATTCAAAGATGGTAATGAAACATATCAGGGACTTGTTGCTGTCTATGACGTGAGAAGATCTCCGCTTGTGTCAGTTTCGCTGGT TGGATTCATCAGAGGACCTGGAGAGGGCGTGAAGGCGCTCGCGTTCGCCTTCCACAACAAATTCAAGCAAGGACCGCTGCTTTCTGTG TGCTGGAGCAGCGGCTGGTGCTGCACATACCCCCTGATACTCCGCTCCCATTAA